One genomic window of Terriglobales bacterium includes the following:
- a CDS encoding DHA2 family efflux MFS transporter permease subunit: MATATQTFGRSSASAWNEVNPWLVAIAVMTSTFMEVLDTTVVNVSLPHIAGSLSATPDEATWALTSYLVANAIILPMTGWLANFFGRKRLLLFSVVGFTASSFLCGLAPTLPLLIIFRCIQGACGGGLQPLSQAILMEVFPPQDRGKAMGFWGLGIVVAPMLGPVLGGWLTDSYSWRWVFYINVPIGIIAVFLTTIFVFDPPYIKRTTSKIDFWGMGYLALGIACLQIVLDKGQEEDWFGSHFILTLCLLASIGLVAFIIRELTTEHPIVDLSVFKIRTYATGVFLMTVLGFVLYGSTVLIPLLLQTLLGYPALQAGIAMLPRGLGSFIAMPVIGALMAKVKPRYLLVCGILLGSFAMFRLSHLNMNVGYWNFFWALIWQGIGMGCIFIPLTTITNDPIPVERMGNATSLFNLMRNIGASIGISMVTTIQTRHSQMHVNNLTSHVTPSNLQAQGLVSGMTGAFTSQAGVDPATAHRMASGMLENIIRQQAAIMSFNDVFWLLGLIFLLMLPLILLLRPPKKKGGRVMMH; the protein is encoded by the coding sequence ATGGCGACTGCCACTCAAACTTTTGGCCGCAGCTCGGCTAGCGCGTGGAACGAAGTAAATCCGTGGCTGGTGGCGATCGCGGTGATGACCAGCACCTTCATGGAGGTGCTGGACACGACAGTCGTCAATGTCTCGTTGCCGCATATCGCGGGAAGTCTTTCGGCAACGCCGGACGAGGCCACCTGGGCGCTGACTTCCTACCTGGTGGCCAACGCGATCATTCTTCCCATGACGGGATGGCTTGCGAACTTCTTCGGGCGCAAGCGTCTGCTGCTGTTTTCCGTTGTGGGATTCACAGCTTCATCTTTCCTTTGCGGACTCGCGCCTACACTGCCGCTGCTCATCATTTTTCGCTGCATACAGGGCGCATGCGGCGGCGGATTGCAGCCGCTCTCGCAAGCGATCCTGATGGAGGTCTTTCCCCCGCAGGACCGCGGCAAAGCGATGGGTTTCTGGGGACTCGGTATCGTGGTGGCGCCAATGCTCGGGCCGGTGCTCGGTGGATGGCTGACCGACAGCTATAGCTGGCGGTGGGTCTTCTACATCAATGTTCCCATCGGCATCATTGCTGTCTTTCTCACCACGATCTTCGTTTTCGATCCTCCGTACATCAAGCGGACCACAAGCAAGATCGATTTCTGGGGCATGGGATACCTCGCGCTCGGCATCGCCTGCCTGCAAATCGTGCTGGACAAAGGCCAGGAGGAAGACTGGTTCGGCTCCCACTTCATCCTTACTCTATGCCTGCTGGCCAGCATCGGACTTGTGGCATTCATCATCCGTGAGCTTACGACCGAACATCCGATTGTCGATCTGTCGGTGTTCAAGATTCGCACGTACGCAACCGGCGTATTTCTGATGACCGTTTTGGGATTCGTTCTTTACGGCAGCACTGTGCTGATTCCTCTTCTGCTGCAGACGCTGCTGGGATATCCCGCGCTGCAGGCGGGAATCGCGATGCTGCCGCGCGGTCTCGGATCATTCATCGCCATGCCTGTGATTGGAGCGCTGATGGCGAAGGTGAAGCCGCGTTATCTGCTCGTGTGCGGAATTCTGCTGGGAAGCTTTGCCATGTTCCGACTCTCACACCTGAATATGAATGTGGGCTACTGGAACTTTTTCTGGGCGCTCATCTGGCAGGGTATCGGAATGGGATGCATCTTCATTCCGCTCACGACGATCACCAACGATCCAATCCCGGTCGAGCGCATGGGTAATGCGACGAGCTTGTTCAATCTCATGCGCAACATCGGCGCCAGCATTGGAATCTCGATGGTCACAACCATTCAGACTCGGCATTCGCAGATGCACGTGAACAATCTAACCTCGCACGTGACGCCCAGCAATCTTCAGGCGCAAGGGCTGGTAAGTGGGATGACAGGAGCGTTCACATCTCAGGCGGGAGTCGATCCGGCAACGGCACACCGCATGGCCAGCGGAATGCTCGAAAACATCATTCGTCAGCAGGCGGCGATCATGAGCTTCAACGATGTCTTCTGGCTGCTCGGGCTTATCTTCTTGCTGATGCTGCCGCTGATACTTCTACTCCGTCCGCCGAAGAAGAAGGGTGGCAGAGTGATGATGCATTAG
- a CDS encoding TraR/DksA family transcriptional regulator, with the protein MEKKRLEQFKKQLEQRQQELRRVVSRTQEDGRIADAEAAQDIADRAANSYTKEFLFAQSNNDRQLLSMVEKALGRIREGSFGECINCGNEINPKRLEAVPWTRYCIACQEKMEKGMLEESKT; encoded by the coding sequence ATGGAAAAGAAGCGGCTGGAACAGTTCAAAAAGCAGCTCGAACAGAGGCAACAGGAGCTGCGCCGCGTGGTGTCGCGCACGCAGGAAGACGGACGGATCGCCGATGCCGAAGCCGCACAGGACATCGCCGACCGCGCTGCCAATTCCTATACCAAAGAATTTCTGTTTGCCCAGAGCAACAACGATCGCCAGCTCCTGAGCATGGTTGAGAAAGCATTAGGTCGCATTCGCGAAGGCAGCTTCGGCGAATGCATCAACTGCGGAAACGAAATCAATCCCAAGCGGCTTGAAGCCGTTCCCTGGACTCGCTACTGCATCGCGTGCCAGGAAAAGATGGAAAAGGGCATGCTCGAGGAGTCAAAAACGTAG
- a CDS encoding DciA family protein — protein sequence MMQSARNDLNSLAARVLKDAPAEEAVMLAWPLACGSAVAGRTQALSYENGILQIRVSDRSWQSQLEDFSPHYKAKILQLTGVNVERIRYDLGR from the coding sequence ATGATGCAGTCTGCGCGAAACGACTTAAACTCACTGGCTGCACGCGTGCTGAAGGACGCACCTGCCGAAGAAGCGGTTATGCTGGCCTGGCCGCTTGCATGTGGATCGGCCGTAGCAGGCCGAACGCAGGCCTTGTCGTACGAAAACGGAATTTTGCAGATTCGCGTTTCAGACCGGAGCTGGCAATCGCAGCTCGAAGACTTCTCTCCTCATTACAAGGCCAAGATTCTGCAGTTGACCGGCGTAAACGTTGAACGAATTCGATACGATTTAGGGCGATGA
- a CDS encoding UDP-glucuronic acid decarboxylase family protein, producing the protein MSDLHKRHPLRIMVTGAAGFLGSHLCDALLAEGHTVLGVDNLLTGNLRNLDHLKKEPKFNFLQQDICKAFDAGAVDYIFDFASPASPVDYMEHGVETLQVGSQGVFNLLELARKHRATFFLASTSECYGDPLEHPQKETYWGHVNPVGPRSVYDEAKRFAEATTTAYRRYHKVNVRIVRIFNTYGPRLQMNDGRVISNFMKQALRGEDLTVYGDGSQTRSFCYVSDEIDGILKLAWSSEQEPTNVGNPGEFTILECAREVLRVTNSKSGIKHLPLPQDDPKQRRPDITKAHKLLGWEPKIDLPSGLRLSLDYFRAEVEAERTATSQSAR; encoded by the coding sequence ATGTCAGACTTGCATAAGCGTCATCCTCTTCGCATCATGGTCACGGGCGCCGCAGGTTTCCTCGGCTCCCATCTTTGCGATGCCTTGCTGGCCGAAGGCCATACCGTTCTCGGAGTTGACAACCTGCTCACGGGAAATCTTCGCAACCTCGACCATCTGAAGAAAGAACCGAAGTTCAATTTTCTGCAGCAGGATATCTGCAAAGCGTTCGATGCGGGAGCGGTCGATTACATCTTCGATTTCGCATCTCCGGCAAGCCCCGTGGACTACATGGAGCACGGAGTAGAAACCTTGCAGGTCGGATCGCAGGGCGTTTTCAACCTGCTGGAACTGGCGCGAAAGCACCGCGCTACGTTCTTTCTGGCGTCCACGTCGGAATGCTATGGCGATCCTCTCGAACATCCGCAGAAGGAAACTTACTGGGGACACGTGAATCCGGTGGGTCCGCGCTCGGTTTACGACGAAGCCAAACGTTTTGCCGAGGCGACGACGACGGCCTACCGTCGCTATCACAAAGTGAACGTGCGCATTGTGCGCATTTTTAATACGTATGGCCCACGCCTGCAGATGAACGATGGCCGCGTGATCTCGAACTTCATGAAGCAGGCTCTGCGCGGCGAGGATCTAACCGTCTACGGTGATGGCAGCCAGACACGCAGCTTCTGCTACGTGAGCGATGAAATTGACGGCATATTGAAGCTTGCATGGTCGAGCGAGCAGGAGCCCACGAACGTGGGAAATCCGGGGGAATTCACAATTCTCGAATGTGCGCGCGAGGTGTTGCGGGTCACGAATTCCAAAAGCGGAATCAAGCATCTGCCGCTGCCCCAGGATGATCCCAAGCAGCGCCGTCCGGACATCACGAAAGCTCATAAGCTGCTCGGATGGGAGCCTAAGATCGATTTGCCGAGCGGCTTGCGGTTGTCGCTCGATTACTTCCGCGCCGAAGTAGAAGCCGAGCGCACGGCTACCAGCCAGAGTGCACGATAA
- a CDS encoding UDP-glucose/GDP-mannose dehydrogenase family protein, translated as MKIAVVGSGYVGLVAAACFAEIGHDVVCVDNDEEKIAALKQGETLIHEQYLPELLARHRGQRLTFSSDLEEAVRSSSAIFIAVGTPPLDSGDADLSYVEAVARETARSLNGYKVVVEKSTVPVYTNQWVRRVMQLAGAHAGDFDVVSNPEFLREGTAVSDFLYPDRIVIGADSERAVEVVRKIYAPLADGSYYQRPAVVPAPAGAPTQARVLVTSAKSAELIKHASNAFLALKISFINAVANVCEAVDADIEEVAGGIGADSRIGNRFLRAGIGYGGSCFPKDVAAFRSVARECGYEFPMLDEIVRVNEDQRKRFLKKVRTALWTLRGKRLAVLGLAYKGGTDDIRESPAIEIVLSLLREQCAVVAYDPAATARARTVLTGDISYADSPYEAATGADALIILTDWEEFGALDLARIKELLRYPIVVDGRNLYSRESMQKSGFLYVSMGRPAAELEKHSSSGLKLNARSES; from the coding sequence ATGAAAATTGCTGTTGTAGGTTCGGGTTATGTCGGTCTAGTTGCTGCCGCATGCTTTGCAGAGATCGGACACGACGTGGTCTGCGTCGATAACGATGAGGAGAAAATCGCCGCTCTTAAGCAAGGCGAAACCCTCATCCATGAGCAGTACCTTCCTGAACTGCTCGCGCGGCATCGTGGTCAACGGCTAACATTCTCCTCCGACCTGGAGGAGGCCGTGCGCTCCAGTTCTGCCATTTTTATCGCTGTTGGAACGCCTCCACTCGACAGCGGCGATGCAGACCTTTCTTATGTCGAGGCAGTCGCGCGTGAAACCGCACGATCGCTGAACGGCTACAAAGTCGTGGTGGAAAAAAGCACCGTACCCGTTTACACAAATCAGTGGGTACGCCGAGTGATGCAATTGGCGGGCGCTCACGCGGGGGATTTCGATGTTGTCTCCAACCCCGAATTCCTGCGCGAGGGTACGGCAGTCTCCGATTTTCTGTATCCGGATCGCATCGTAATCGGGGCCGATTCCGAGCGGGCTGTCGAAGTGGTGCGCAAAATCTATGCGCCTCTGGCAGACGGTTCCTACTACCAGCGACCGGCAGTAGTGCCAGCGCCGGCCGGCGCGCCAACTCAAGCGCGCGTGCTCGTGACCAGCGCAAAGAGTGCGGAACTCATCAAACACGCTTCCAACGCGTTTCTGGCTTTAAAGATTTCGTTCATCAATGCCGTCGCCAATGTCTGCGAGGCGGTGGATGCAGACATCGAGGAGGTCGCTGGCGGTATCGGAGCAGATTCCCGCATTGGGAACCGGTTCCTGCGCGCGGGAATCGGGTATGGCGGTTCGTGCTTTCCCAAGGATGTCGCCGCATTTCGATCCGTCGCGCGCGAGTGCGGATATGAATTCCCCATGCTGGACGAAATTGTGCGCGTGAATGAGGACCAGCGAAAGCGCTTTTTGAAGAAAGTTCGCACGGCGCTCTGGACATTGCGGGGCAAGCGTCTCGCTGTTCTTGGTCTCGCATACAAAGGCGGGACCGATGACATTCGGGAATCTCCGGCAATTGAGATTGTCCTTTCGCTGCTTCGCGAGCAGTGCGCGGTCGTGGCTTACGATCCGGCGGCGACGGCGCGTGCACGTACGGTGCTGACGGGTGACATAAGTTATGCAGACAGTCCTTACGAGGCCGCCACTGGCGCCGACGCCCTCATCATCTTGACGGACTGGGAAGAGTTCGGCGCGCTCGATCTGGCCCGCATCAAAGAACTGTTGAGATACCCCATCGTTGTGGACGGACGCAACCTTTATAGCCGGGAAAGCATGCAGAAGAGTGGATTTTTGTATGTCAGCATGGGTCGGCCCGCCGCCGAACTGGAAAAACACTCCAGTTCTGGTTTGAAACTAAACGCTCGCTCGGAATCCTAA
- the gatA gene encoding Asp-tRNA(Asn)/Glu-tRNA(Gln) amidotransferase subunit GatA, translating into MAGALDLNLLTVSSARIAVQERQTTAVALVEKFYSKIENEDRKPGQTNAYLNLTRERALSQAQKLDKIADAGEPLPPLGGVPMAVKDVIVTSGARTTAGSKILGDYVPPYDATAVSRLEQAGAIVLGKLNCDEFAMGSSNENSAWGPVRNPRDPSRVPGGSSGGSAASVAAGTAVASLGSDTGGSIRQPAAFCGVVGLMPTYGRISRYGLIAFGSSLDHIGPLTKSVKDSAILLRHMAGHDSMDTTSSAAQVPDYEQEIGKPVRGLRIGVPKEYFPAEMDSAVGAAVQSGIDLLAKAGCEVKSISLPHTKYAIPAYYIIATAEASSNLARYDGVRYGYRSRNGKTLSEMYRLSRDEAFGPEVKRRIMLGTYALSAGYYDAYYLKAQKVRALIARDFLEAFKEVDAIVTPTTPTPAFKIGEKSDDPLAMYLADIFTVTASLAGIPGISVPCGSSADGLPIGMQILGRHFEEGTILRLGHAFEHARATPQA; encoded by the coding sequence ATGGCTGGAGCCCTCGATCTCAATCTGCTCACCGTTAGCTCTGCGCGCATTGCAGTGCAGGAGCGTCAGACCACCGCTGTCGCTCTGGTCGAGAAGTTCTACAGCAAAATCGAGAACGAAGATCGCAAACCGGGCCAGACAAACGCTTACCTTAACCTCACTCGCGAACGTGCCCTGAGCCAAGCGCAGAAGCTCGACAAGATCGCCGATGCGGGCGAGCCGCTGCCGCCGCTGGGTGGCGTTCCCATGGCGGTAAAAGATGTAATCGTCACTTCGGGAGCACGCACTACCGCAGGCTCCAAGATTCTCGGCGACTACGTCCCGCCATACGATGCGACTGCTGTATCTCGTCTTGAGCAGGCGGGCGCGATCGTTTTGGGAAAGCTCAACTGTGACGAGTTCGCCATGGGCTCATCGAACGAGAACTCGGCGTGGGGTCCGGTCCGCAATCCGCGCGATCCGAGCCGCGTGCCGGGAGGCTCGAGCGGAGGCTCGGCAGCGTCGGTTGCTGCAGGCACCGCAGTGGCGAGCCTAGGATCGGATACGGGTGGCTCAATCCGGCAGCCCGCCGCATTCTGTGGAGTGGTTGGCCTGATGCCGACGTACGGACGGATTTCCCGCTACGGGCTGATCGCATTCGGCTCGTCGCTGGACCACATCGGGCCCCTGACGAAGTCGGTGAAGGATTCTGCGATTCTGCTGCGCCATATGGCAGGACATGATTCCATGGACACTACTTCCTCCGCCGCGCAGGTTCCCGATTACGAGCAGGAGATCGGGAAGCCCGTTCGCGGCTTGCGCATTGGTGTCCCCAAAGAGTACTTTCCGGCAGAGATGGACTCGGCGGTTGGCGCCGCCGTGCAGAGCGGGATCGATCTGCTCGCGAAAGCTGGATGCGAGGTCAAGTCGATCTCGCTTCCGCATACGAAGTACGCAATTCCTGCGTATTACATCATCGCTACCGCGGAAGCTTCGTCGAATCTCGCCCGCTACGATGGCGTGCGCTACGGATATCGTTCCCGGAATGGGAAGACGCTCTCGGAGATGTATCGGCTTAGCCGTGATGAGGCCTTTGGTCCGGAGGTCAAGCGCCGCATCATGCTTGGGACTTACGCGCTCAGCGCCGGCTACTACGACGCCTATTATTTGAAAGCGCAGAAGGTGCGCGCTCTCATTGCGCGAGATTTTCTCGAGGCATTCAAGGAAGTCGATGCGATCGTCACGCCCACGACTCCCACTCCGGCATTCAAGATCGGGGAAAAGTCCGACGATCCGCTGGCCATGTATCTGGCCGATATCTTCACAGTCACGGCTTCGCTTGCGGGAATTCCAGGAATTTCAGTGCCGTGTGGCTCGTCTGCCGATGGCCTGCCTATCGGAATGCAGATTCTTGGGCGTCATTTCGAAGAAGGCACAATTCTGCGCCTCGGCCATGCCTTCGAGCACGCCCGCGCTACCCCGCAGGCCTGA
- a CDS encoding sigma-54 dependent transcriptional regulator: protein MQSKTRILIADDDQTTAKSLADYLSRRNCEIAFAGSHEESLRTIRSFDPSLVLLDYTLPPIDGGETLERLKQLRPELPVIVYSGHAAPEVIFRVSKLGADDYIATPFQLSDLYSRISRAIDKRSSADGAGQLRDRVRQQSDFATLFGTSARMEEIKNTIEQVADTNATVLIRGESGTGKEVVARMIYHQSLRRDKPFVKVNCAAIPHELLESELFGYEPGAFTGANRQKLGKFDQANYGTLFLDEISEMHPALQAKLLHVLQDGQFSRLGGKRDIAVDVRVLAATNKFLEQAVAQGAFREDLFYRLNVVTVHIPPLRERREEIPLFLDLFLRKYSEFYGKQPPPFSDYALSRMIEYEWPGNIRELENLVKRYVIVGNESQIIRELSTHKPIMHSQATNGSGTSPASLTEQTPAADHIPMAPVRSARSKHVDHDDRPSLLEIGRRAAMQAEREAIQRVMQETRWNRRQAARILKISYKALLNKLKLMEEQSTEIGQPQA, encoded by the coding sequence TTGCAGTCGAAAACCAGGATTCTGATCGCCGACGATGACCAGACGACCGCAAAATCGTTAGCCGACTATCTCTCTCGTCGCAACTGCGAAATTGCCTTCGCAGGCAGCCACGAGGAAAGCCTGCGAACGATTCGCAGCTTCGATCCCTCCCTGGTCCTGCTCGACTACACGCTCCCTCCCATTGACGGCGGCGAAACACTTGAGCGCCTGAAGCAACTGCGTCCCGAACTGCCGGTAATCGTTTATTCCGGACACGCCGCTCCCGAAGTGATCTTTCGCGTTTCCAAACTGGGAGCGGATGATTACATCGCCACCCCTTTTCAACTCAGCGACTTGTATTCGCGAATATCACGGGCGATTGACAAGCGCTCGTCAGCCGACGGCGCCGGGCAGTTGCGCGACCGCGTACGCCAACAGAGCGATTTCGCCACGCTCTTCGGCACCAGCGCTCGCATGGAGGAGATCAAGAACACCATCGAGCAAGTGGCGGACACGAACGCCACGGTGCTGATTCGCGGCGAAAGCGGCACAGGAAAAGAAGTAGTAGCGCGCATGATCTATCACCAGTCGCTGCGACGCGATAAGCCGTTTGTGAAAGTGAACTGCGCGGCCATTCCTCACGAATTGCTCGAGAGTGAACTCTTCGGCTACGAGCCCGGCGCATTTACCGGCGCCAATCGCCAGAAGCTGGGCAAATTCGATCAGGCGAATTACGGGACGCTGTTTCTTGATGAGATCAGCGAAATGCATCCCGCGCTGCAGGCCAAGCTGCTTCATGTGTTGCAGGACGGGCAATTTTCGCGGCTCGGCGGCAAGCGCGATATCGCCGTTGACGTCCGCGTGCTGGCCGCAACCAATAAATTCCTTGAACAGGCGGTCGCGCAAGGCGCATTTCGGGAAGACCTTTTCTATCGCCTCAACGTCGTAACTGTGCACATCCCGCCACTGCGCGAACGACGCGAAGAGATCCCGCTATTTCTTGACCTATTTCTGCGCAAGTACAGCGAGTTTTACGGCAAGCAGCCTCCGCCATTCAGTGATTACGCGCTTTCGCGGATGATCGAGTACGAGTGGCCGGGCAACATCCGCGAGCTTGAAAATTTGGTCAAGCGCTACGTGATCGTCGGGAACGAATCGCAGATCATCCGCGAGCTCTCGACGCACAAGCCCATCATGCACTCGCAGGCAACGAATGGTTCCGGTACATCGCCTGCCTCCCTGACCGAGCAAACTCCAGCAGCCGATCACATTCCGATGGCTCCTGTTCGGTCAGCCCGGTCCAAGCACGTTGACCACGACGACCGCCCCTCGCTTCTCGAAATTGGACGCCGCGCAGCTATGCAGGCGGAACGCGAGGCCATCCAGCGGGTCATGCAAGAGACGCGCTGGAACCGCCGCCAGGCAGCCCGAATCCTGAAGATCAGCTATAAAGCTCTGCTCAACAAGCTCAAGCTGATGGAAGAGCAAAGTACCGAGATTGGGCAGCCGCAAGCCTAA
- the gatC gene encoding Asp-tRNA(Asn)/Glu-tRNA(Gln) amidotransferase subunit GatC, with the protein MKITPKDVEYVAALANLQLSSVERERMEKDLNSILGYIDMLSEVDTRNVEPMAQVQSVSGNGTASDPLRADELRPCLPRELALQNAPHSDGSFFRVPKVIER; encoded by the coding sequence ATGAAAATAACGCCAAAAGACGTTGAATATGTTGCTGCGTTGGCGAATCTGCAGCTGTCATCGGTCGAGCGCGAACGCATGGAAAAAGATCTGAACTCGATCCTCGGCTACATCGACATGCTTTCCGAGGTCGATACCCGCAACGTGGAGCCGATGGCTCAGGTGCAGAGTGTTTCCGGAAACGGGACTGCCTCCGATCCTCTGCGCGCCGACGAGCTGCGGCCGTGCCTGCCGCGCGAACTCGCCCTGCAGAATGCGCCCCATAGCGATGGGTCCTTCTTCCGCGTGCCGAAAGTGATCGAGCGATAG
- a CDS encoding GvpL/GvpF family gas vesicle protein, protein MAWYAYCITEQKAFLGSIRSRRPFPVENLSGVGNNQVFAYPSGELAVIVSEYTPGELNQQAVIEHARVVSECFRNTTVLPFRFGTIFESDEALRRALRSNRKAFTDSVSRLKGKAEMHLKLVVKDGSLREAMNDIELPDSVGGEYLARLREKATRQRERQTKARALSVQVNRLFHPLEEEVSCRKDETGGMLIDIAHLIDEKAIERYQNSFSSAARQLKNCEILISGPWPPYHFTPGRLRSPKAEA, encoded by the coding sequence ATGGCTTGGTACGCGTACTGCATTACGGAACAGAAAGCGTTCCTCGGATCTATTCGTTCCCGTCGTCCTTTCCCGGTCGAAAATCTTTCCGGAGTTGGCAATAACCAGGTATTTGCGTATCCCAGCGGCGAATTAGCGGTGATTGTAAGCGAATACACGCCGGGAGAATTGAATCAGCAGGCAGTGATCGAGCACGCGCGCGTCGTCAGCGAGTGCTTCCGCAACACCACCGTGCTTCCGTTCCGTTTTGGGACTATCTTCGAAAGTGACGAAGCCCTGCGTCGCGCGCTTCGCTCCAACCGCAAAGCCTTTACCGATTCGGTATCGCGGCTGAAGGGCAAGGCCGAAATGCACCTGAAGCTGGTGGTCAAGGACGGCTCGCTGCGGGAAGCCATGAACGATATCGAGCTGCCCGATTCGGTGGGCGGCGAATATCTGGCGCGGCTCCGCGAAAAAGCAACCCGACAGCGTGAGCGACAAACCAAAGCCCGCGCCTTGTCGGTTCAGGTAAATCGACTGTTCCATCCCCTGGAGGAAGAAGTCAGTTGCCGCAAGGACGAAACCGGCGGCATGCTCATCGATATCGCCCACCTGATTGACGAGAAGGCGATCGAGCGCTACCAGAACAGCTTCAGCAGTGCCGCCCGCCAGCTGAAAAACTGTGAAATTCTCATCAGCGGTCCCTGGCCGCCGTACCATTTCACACCCGGGCGACTGCGCAGCCCTAAGGCAGAAGCTTAA
- a CDS encoding c-type cytochrome: MQRTLAVVVCVVLAGIGCKVSRPGSVENKVMTEVKQKVTIGGKDDQNPVPDTQASVNEGKEHFGHHCQICHGLDGQNTGVPFAQQMSPPVADLKSQDVQGYTDGQLHWIIVNGINPSGMPAWKGILEDDEMWKIVRYLRHLPEKGSLGIPEVFKEEQEEHQEMKSGGHQHSHGAGHH, encoded by the coding sequence ATGCAGCGCACGCTCGCAGTCGTGGTTTGTGTCGTCCTCGCAGGCATTGGATGTAAGGTAAGCCGTCCCGGATCAGTTGAAAACAAAGTCATGACCGAGGTGAAGCAGAAGGTCACCATCGGTGGCAAAGACGACCAGAATCCGGTTCCCGATACTCAAGCCAGCGTCAACGAGGGAAAAGAACACTTCGGCCATCACTGCCAAATCTGCCACGGACTTGATGGTCAGAACACGGGTGTTCCCTTCGCGCAGCAGATGTCACCGCCTGTGGCGGATTTGAAATCCCAAGATGTCCAGGGCTACACCGACGGTCAACTGCACTGGATCATCGTGAATGGCATCAATCCGTCCGGCATGCCCGCCTGGAAAGGCATTCTCGAAGACGATGAGATGTGGAAGATCGTACGGTACCTTCGCCACCTTCCCGAAAAGGGAAGCCTGGGAATTCCTGAAGTGTTCAAGGAAGAGCAGGAAGAGCATCAGGAAATGAAGTCCGGAGGGCATCAGCATTCGCACGGAGCAGGACATCACTGA
- the msrB gene encoding peptide-methionine (R)-S-oxide reductase MsrB produces the protein MSEKIRKSDAEWRSQLTEEQFRVARQRGTEPPFTGKYNAEKRAGTYTCVCCGQELFSSDAKYESGSGWPSFYQPIQQDSVATKEDNEYGMRRVEVLCSRCDAHLGHVFPDGPRPTGLRYCMNSASLELKPKS, from the coding sequence ATGTCTGAAAAGATTCGCAAGAGCGATGCCGAGTGGCGCTCGCAATTGACCGAGGAACAATTCCGCGTGGCGCGCCAGCGCGGAACCGAGCCGCCATTTACGGGAAAGTACAACGCGGAGAAGCGGGCTGGAACTTACACTTGCGTCTGCTGCGGCCAGGAGTTGTTCAGTTCCGACGCGAAGTACGAATCCGGAAGCGGCTGGCCCAGTTTCTACCAGCCAATTCAGCAAGACAGCGTCGCGACCAAAGAAGACAACGAATACGGCATGCGCCGCGTTGAAGTGCTTTGCAGCCGCTGCGACGCTCATCTTGGGCACGTGTTTCCTGATGGTCCGCGTCCGACAGGACTGCGGTATTGCATGAACTCCGCGTCGCTCGAGTTAAAGCCGAAAAGCTAA
- a CDS encoding SpoIIE family protein phosphatase translates to MRFFEREVPNSNLRLPRPAVLPDRDDLSVSALYRGSRLGGDYFDFVPISDTRMLFLLSDVAGQRDEAMHVAAALQDVLAERARALLEDEDANVSDAITELALELNRTVIQAAGGVRPAPTFLGCLDEQFGLLHYINAGHTPALVRSTSETVQLDSTGLPFGLFSHATHDAAVSVGAPGSSIVLVSKGVIEATSGKQEFGAARVREVLESRQFFSAQQLCHDVLESAVKFSDQPSRFGPQFSIAGFRGNHEPNDMTIVCLMRVIRHAAAASA, encoded by the coding sequence ATGCGATTTTTTGAGCGCGAAGTTCCCAATTCGAACCTGCGCCTGCCGCGTCCTGCGGTGCTGCCGGATCGCGACGACCTGAGCGTGTCCGCTCTGTATCGCGGATCACGGTTAGGAGGGGATTACTTCGACTTTGTTCCGATCAGCGACACCCGCATGTTGTTTTTGCTCTCCGATGTTGCCGGGCAGCGCGATGAGGCTATGCATGTAGCCGCAGCGTTGCAGGATGTTCTGGCGGAACGCGCTCGCGCTTTGCTTGAAGACGAGGACGCAAATGTTTCCGACGCAATTACCGAGCTCGCACTGGAATTGAATCGCACGGTCATTCAGGCAGCCGGAGGTGTGCGTCCCGCGCCGACTTTCCTCGGATGCTTGGATGAGCAGTTTGGGCTTTTGCACTACATCAACGCAGGACATACTCCGGCGCTGGTCCGCAGCACCAGTGAGACCGTCCAGCTTGATTCAACCGGCCTGCCCTTTGGCTTGTTTTCCCACGCGACGCACGACGCGGCGGTATCGGTGGGTGCGCCGGGATCTTCGATCGTGCTGGTCTCGAAGGGTGTGATTGAAGCCACTTCAGGTAAGCAGGAGTTCGGGGCGGCGCGCGTGCGAGAAGTGCTCGAGAGCCGGCAATTCTTCTCGGCGCAGCAACTATGCCACGACGTCCTGGAGAGCGCGGTCAAGTTCTCCGATCAGCCTTCCCGATTTGGTCCACAGTTCTCCATCGCCGGCTTCCGCGGCAACCACGAGCCGAACGATATGACAATCGTCTGCCTGATGCGGGTAATTCGACACGCGGCTGCAGCCTCCGCTTAG